From Streptosporangium album, the proteins below share one genomic window:
- a CDS encoding alpha/beta hydrolase, which yields MRDVLGPDYELTALPMADDYEGAVVASLVRRRAPGPTGRAVLYLHGFTDYFFQTHLADHFVAQGIDFYGLDLRKYGRSLLPHQTRGFVRSITEYFPEVDEAVRIIREEDGHDEVVLNGHSTGGLIAALWADRVRGRGLVQSLVLNSPFLDLNVPSPLRLAADLLRRPMARMSPRAVLPLGPAATAYGTSLHRDHHGEWDFDLGWKPIGGFTVHAAWLAAIRRAQRRLHGGLRVDVPTLVLCAEKGLRLRDFAPEAQGADVVLDPRQIAHWATRIGPHVTCVRVPGGMHDLVLSSAPVRKQVFAEMDRWLACYHGNANRL from the coding sequence ATGCGCGACGTTCTCGGCCCCGACTACGAACTCACGGCCCTGCCCATGGCCGACGACTACGAGGGGGCGGTGGTCGCCTCGCTGGTACGGCGGCGCGCCCCCGGACCCACCGGCAGAGCCGTGCTCTACCTCCACGGGTTCACCGACTACTTCTTCCAGACCCATCTGGCCGACCACTTCGTCGCCCAGGGCATCGACTTCTACGGCCTGGACCTGCGCAAGTACGGCCGCTCGCTGCTGCCGCACCAGACCCGGGGTTTCGTGCGCAGCATCACCGAGTACTTCCCGGAGGTCGACGAGGCGGTCCGGATCATCCGCGAGGAGGACGGCCACGACGAGGTGGTCCTCAACGGTCACTCCACCGGCGGTCTGATCGCCGCCCTGTGGGCCGACCGGGTCCGGGGCCGGGGGCTGGTCCAGAGCCTCGTGCTCAACAGCCCCTTCCTCGACCTCAACGTCCCCTCACCTCTCCGGCTCGCCGCCGACCTGCTCAGGAGGCCGATGGCCAGGATGTCCCCGCGCGCCGTACTGCCCCTCGGGCCGGCGGCCACCGCGTACGGCACGAGCCTGCACCGCGACCATCACGGTGAGTGGGACTTCGACCTGGGCTGGAAGCCGATCGGCGGATTCACGGTGCACGCGGCCTGGCTGGCCGCGATCCGCCGGGCCCAGCGGCGTCTCCACGGCGGCCTCCGGGTGGACGTCCCGACCCTGGTGCTCTGCGCGGAGAAAGGACTGCGGTTGCGCGACTTCGCGCCGGAGGCACAGGGCGCCGACGTCGTGCTCGACCCCCGGCAGATCGCCCACTGGGCGACCAGGATCGGTCCTCACGTGACGTGTGTCCGGGTGCCGGGCGGCATGCACGACCTGGTGCTGTCGTCCGCACCCGTGCGCAAGCAGGTGTTCGCCGAGATGGACCGCTGGCTCGCCTGCTACCACGGGAACGCGAACAGGCTGTAG
- a CDS encoding AAA family ATPase → MRPHRLWISAFGSFPGDEEVDFDALAEAGLFLIHGPTGAGKTTVLDALCYALYGRVPGKRDSAKSLRCDHAPPGRGPSVTLEVTVRGRRLKISRAPAWQRPKLRGTGTTRENEKAVLQELTPSGEWRGLTTRVDEAGELIGTLLGMNADQFFQVAMLPQGDFARFLRADGEDRRKVLERLFSVRVYAAAESWLADRRTEAHREQQALRKEVDFAVKRLEEAAGPDLLAALAGGGSPEVPGTAETAGTAPAAPAQVPGSAETGPVELFDPLGDDAESPAALSAEDDPLGWAGALEELAAGALTAMSQDHGEGETTVRRARTALEHGAALAERRRRHAEALARSRVLEESAEERADLEVILAEAARADRVLPLIQGAEQRAEAAAKAHRLAADAVTRALPVLGGDQDAASGRLATLERDRQREITRLGGLREEESRLARIVQDREKSGREITELTAAQAGTDTRLALLPGLRHDVDTRLTAARLDAARVPAAESAEEAAAARLRAAEHRDVLAADLDAARDDLTVRLSALATRPNLLAVAEEDEVRELLAAGERERREELAGLEGLRADEARLAELAGLLTALDAELRDAAAQESALGAAQEELPAALAEASARLAAVRDQAARVPAARAAADAAAALRDAARRRDSLHGELETAHTAQAEATDHAQRLRDRHLDLRQARIDGMAAELARKLDPGEPCAVCGSPDHPAPAAPADEAPTAEDERAAQRAYDDADGLRRAAENTVTALTSRLEEASAVAGGLAADQAQEALAEAERELAALMAAAGRETALGVAADRVAAELEGARARAAEIARLLAEGRARQAGWQAERDRLTGRLDGARGADPTVQARRDRLAEDVALLGAALTAAARTAGLAATHREACELTDLTVERAERELQEAGQALARLRESAGAVPALAAEADRIAGETTELQERSRELAVTLAARRTDAEKLTADAERLTARIDEARGEDPTLAVRLDRLSDEAELLREAVEATREELVTAGELATARAAAQAAAVEAGFLGLDDARAAVRPPAEQEEKATRLRELDKERAAVTAVLADPELIAAVAEPEPDLDELRRVRDAADAAHAGLLSARHQAETRRARLAALRAELAGCLERWLPAAERHRLADRLAALTGGNSSDNQWNMRLSSYVLGERLRQVVESANERLDHMSGGRYLLEHNLGRSAGDRSRSGGGLGLRILDGWTGADRDPATLSGGESFITSLALALGLADVVTAEAGGVELGTLFVDEGFGTLDEDTLDGVLDILDGLRDGGRAVGIVSHVAELRTRVPAQLRVRKDRHGSTLSVVAS, encoded by the coding sequence ATGCGCCCGCACCGTCTGTGGATCAGCGCGTTCGGTTCCTTCCCCGGTGACGAGGAGGTCGACTTCGACGCCCTCGCCGAGGCCGGGCTGTTCCTCATCCACGGACCCACCGGCGCGGGCAAGACCACCGTGCTGGACGCGCTCTGCTACGCCCTCTACGGCCGGGTGCCCGGCAAGCGCGACAGCGCCAAGAGTCTGCGCTGCGACCACGCGCCCCCGGGCCGGGGGCCCAGTGTGACACTGGAGGTCACGGTCAGGGGGCGGCGGCTGAAGATCAGCCGGGCGCCCGCCTGGCAGCGCCCCAAGCTCAGAGGGACCGGCACCACCAGGGAGAACGAGAAGGCCGTCCTGCAGGAGCTCACCCCCTCGGGGGAGTGGCGCGGGCTGACCACGCGGGTCGACGAGGCCGGAGAGCTCATCGGCACCCTGCTGGGCATGAACGCCGACCAGTTCTTCCAGGTCGCCATGTTGCCCCAGGGAGACTTCGCCAGGTTCCTGCGCGCCGACGGCGAAGACCGCCGCAAGGTCCTGGAACGCCTCTTCTCCGTCAGGGTCTACGCCGCCGCCGAATCCTGGCTGGCAGACAGGCGGACCGAGGCCCACCGCGAGCAGCAGGCCCTCCGCAAGGAAGTGGACTTCGCCGTCAAACGGCTGGAGGAGGCCGCGGGCCCCGACCTGCTGGCCGCACTGGCCGGGGGCGGATCCCCGGAGGTTCCCGGAACCGCTGAGACAGCCGGGACGGCGCCGGCGGCCCCGGCGCAGGTCCCCGGTTCCGCGGAGACCGGCCCGGTGGAGCTCTTCGACCCTCTCGGAGACGACGCCGAGTCGCCTGCCGCGCTCTCGGCCGAGGACGACCCGCTGGGCTGGGCCGGGGCACTGGAGGAGCTCGCCGCGGGGGCCCTCACCGCCATGAGCCAGGACCACGGCGAGGGCGAGACCACGGTACGGCGGGCACGCACCGCCCTGGAGCACGGCGCCGCGCTGGCCGAGCGGCGCCGCCGACACGCCGAGGCGCTCGCGCGCAGCCGGGTGCTGGAGGAGAGCGCCGAGGAACGGGCGGACCTGGAGGTCATCCTGGCCGAGGCCGCCCGCGCCGACCGGGTGCTCCCCCTGATCCAGGGGGCCGAGCAGCGGGCCGAGGCGGCCGCCAAGGCGCACCGGCTGGCCGCCGACGCCGTCACCCGCGCACTCCCCGTGCTCGGCGGAGACCAGGACGCCGCCTCCGGCCGTCTGGCCACGCTGGAGCGTGACCGCCAGCGCGAGATCACCCGGCTGGGCGGGCTGCGCGAGGAGGAGTCACGCCTGGCGAGGATCGTCCAGGACCGTGAGAAGTCCGGCCGCGAGATCACCGAGCTGACCGCCGCCCAGGCCGGGACCGACACCCGCCTGGCCCTCCTCCCGGGCCTCCGGCACGACGTGGACACCCGCCTCACGGCCGCCCGCCTGGACGCCGCCCGGGTCCCGGCCGCCGAGTCGGCGGAGGAGGCCGCGGCCGCCCGCCTGCGGGCGGCCGAGCACCGCGACGTCCTCGCCGCCGACCTGGACGCCGCCCGCGACGACCTGACTGTCAGGCTCTCCGCGCTGGCCACCCGCCCCAACCTGCTCGCCGTCGCGGAGGAGGACGAGGTCCGTGAGCTGCTCGCCGCGGGTGAGCGTGAACGCAGGGAGGAGCTCGCCGGCCTGGAGGGGCTGCGCGCCGACGAGGCCCGGCTCGCCGAACTGGCCGGGCTGCTCACCGCCCTCGACGCCGAGCTCCGCGACGCGGCGGCCCAGGAGTCCGCACTCGGTGCGGCCCAGGAGGAACTGCCCGCGGCGCTGGCGGAGGCCTCGGCGCGGCTGGCCGCCGTCAGGGACCAGGCGGCCAGGGTCCCCGCCGCGCGGGCGGCCGCGGACGCCGCCGCCGCCCTCCGCGACGCCGCCCGGCGGCGCGACAGCCTCCACGGGGAGCTGGAGACCGCGCACACGGCCCAGGCCGAGGCGACCGACCACGCCCAGCGGCTCCGCGACCGTCATCTGGACCTCCGCCAGGCCAGGATCGACGGCATGGCCGCCGAGCTCGCGCGCAAACTCGACCCCGGCGAACCCTGCGCTGTCTGTGGCTCGCCCGACCACCCGGCCCCGGCGGCCCCGGCGGACGAGGCTCCCACCGCGGAGGACGAACGCGCCGCTCAGCGCGCCTACGACGACGCCGACGGCCTGCGCCGGGCCGCCGAGAACACCGTCACCGCCCTGACCTCACGCCTGGAGGAGGCCTCCGCCGTCGCCGGTGGACTGGCCGCCGACCAGGCGCAGGAGGCCCTTGCCGAGGCCGAGCGGGAGCTTGCGGCCCTGATGGCCGCCGCCGGGCGGGAGACGGCGCTCGGCGTGGCGGCGGACCGCGTCGCGGCCGAGCTGGAAGGCGCGAGGGCCAGGGCCGCGGAGATCGCCCGGCTGCTGGCCGAGGGCCGTGCCCGCCAGGCCGGATGGCAGGCCGAACGCGACCGGCTGACCGGCCGTCTGGACGGGGCCCGCGGCGCCGATCCCACCGTTCAGGCCCGCCGTGACCGACTCGCCGAGGACGTGGCCCTTCTCGGCGCCGCTCTCACCGCGGCGGCCCGCACCGCCGGCCTCGCCGCCACCCACCGCGAAGCGTGCGAGTTGACCGACCTCACCGTCGAACGCGCGGAACGGGAGCTCCAGGAGGCCGGGCAGGCCCTGGCCCGGTTGCGCGAGTCCGCCGGGGCGGTGCCGGCGCTGGCGGCCGAGGCCGACCGGATCGCGGGGGAGACCACCGAGCTTCAGGAGCGCTCACGCGAGCTGGCGGTCACGCTGGCCGCCCGCCGTACGGATGCGGAGAAGCTCACCGCCGACGCCGAGCGGCTGACCGCGCGCATCGACGAGGCCCGGGGTGAGGACCCGACCCTCGCCGTCAGGCTGGACCGGCTGTCCGACGAGGCCGAGCTGCTCAGGGAGGCGGTCGAGGCCACCCGGGAGGAGCTGGTCACCGCCGGTGAGCTCGCGACGGCCCGGGCCGCCGCCCAGGCGGCTGCCGTCGAGGCGGGATTCCTGGGACTCGACGACGCCCGCGCCGCGGTCCGCCCTCCCGCCGAGCAGGAGGAGAAGGCCACGCGGCTCCGCGAGCTCGACAAGGAACGCGCCGCCGTCACGGCCGTGCTGGCCGATCCGGAGCTGATCGCCGCCGTGGCCGAGCCCGAGCCCGACCTCGACGAGCTGCGACGCGTCCGGGACGCGGCCGACGCGGCCCACGCGGGCCTGCTGTCCGCCCGGCACCAGGCCGAGACCCGCCGGGCCAGGCTGGCCGCGCTCCGCGCCGAGCTGGCCGGATGCCTGGAGCGTTGGCTGCCCGCCGCCGAACGGCACCGCCTCGCCGACCGGCTCGCGGCCCTGACCGGCGGCAACTCCAGTGACAACCAGTGGAACATGCGGCTGTCGTCCTACGTGCTCGGCGAGCGCCTGCGCCAGGTGGTCGAGTCGGCCAACGAGCGGCTCGACCACATGTCGGGCGGGCGCTATCTCCTGGAGCACAACCTCGGCCGCTCGGCGGGAGACCGCAGCAGGTCCGGCGGCGGACTCGGCCTGCGCATCCTGGACGGCTGGACCGGTGCGGACCGCGACCCCGCCACCCTGTCGGGAGGCGAGAGCTTCATCACCTCGCTGGCGCTCGCCCTCGGCCTGGCCGACGTGGTCACCGCCGAGGCCGGGGGAGTGGAGCTGGGCACGCTCTTCGTCGACGAGGGGTTCGGCACCCTGGACGAGGACACCCTCGATGGGGTGCTCGACATCCTCGACGGACTGCGCGACGGCGGCCGGGCCGTCGGCATCGTCAGCCACGTCGCCGAGCTGCGCACCCGCGTCCCCGCCCAGCTCCGGGTCCGCAAGGACCGCCACGGCTCCACCCTGTCCGTGGTTGCCTCGTGA
- a CDS encoding alpha/beta hydrolase family protein encodes MGTLDDQRERYRHTVLTETATIGERVGMQVGRGVLSVAAGLILLALAMVGYTLPPPFDPPPLTTDPVFQTLPAQPPGEARHVPLAAQIVTQDITVDVGDTTLEATIRAPLTPGRHPALIFVQGAGPGVRSEFTTQAEALARTGIVTLTYDKRTVRYDFRNRDFGLLADDALRVLERLRLRADVDPARIGLWGVSEGSWVVPIAAAKSSDVGFTVLVSAPNVSPMRQVSWAMGEQLDRLHAPSGVRDLIIRAMSAVHMNFLRYDGLPALRGIHQPVLALYGTRDPSIPFVESSQALTAALAESGNTDYTIRYLAGADHGMRIHGGPFVPGYLETLSNWVKGLPGTARPAVHIAGATPVQRYEASEVPNAPWYAGGTVLGLALCLAAVGYVVGPVTEMVLRLRGRQLPADANALIWPPIRRRLHRMAWTGLGLLISVLAFITLLVLFSVNQAGAWPAVLAGWLVIRILAVLMLLQEVTAVAAVVSGMREGWEPSRPQRAATAGVLGSTGLLLVAGAYYSLFAFPW; translated from the coding sequence GTGGGTACGCTGGATGATCAGAGGGAACGATACCGGCATACGGTCCTCACGGAGACGGCGACGATCGGGGAGCGGGTCGGCATGCAGGTGGGCCGAGGCGTGTTGAGCGTGGCTGCGGGCTTGATCCTGCTGGCTCTCGCGATGGTGGGCTACACGCTGCCTCCCCCGTTCGACCCACCGCCGCTGACCACGGACCCGGTCTTCCAGACCCTGCCCGCCCAGCCGCCCGGCGAGGCCCGGCACGTCCCCCTGGCCGCGCAGATCGTCACGCAGGACATCACGGTCGACGTCGGGGACACCACCCTCGAGGCCACGATCCGCGCGCCGCTCACCCCCGGGAGGCATCCCGCCCTGATCTTCGTCCAGGGGGCCGGCCCCGGTGTCCGGAGCGAGTTCACCACCCAGGCCGAGGCGCTGGCCAGGACGGGGATCGTCACGCTCACCTACGACAAGCGGACCGTGCGCTACGACTTCCGCAACCGCGACTTCGGCCTGCTCGCCGATGACGCGCTGCGCGTCCTGGAACGCCTCCGCCTGCGCGCCGACGTCGACCCGGCCCGCATCGGGCTCTGGGGGGTGAGCGAGGGGAGCTGGGTGGTTCCGATCGCGGCCGCCAAGAGCTCCGACGTCGGGTTCACCGTGCTGGTCTCGGCGCCCAACGTCTCCCCCATGCGTCAGGTCTCCTGGGCGATGGGTGAGCAGCTCGACCGGCTGCACGCGCCCAGCGGGGTACGGGATCTGATCATCCGGGCGATGAGCGCGGTCCACATGAACTTCCTGCGCTACGACGGCCTGCCCGCGCTGCGCGGGATCCACCAGCCGGTTCTCGCCTTGTACGGCACGCGCGACCCGTCGATCCCGTTCGTGGAGAGCAGTCAGGCGCTCACCGCCGCGCTCGCCGAGAGCGGCAACACCGACTACACGATCCGCTATCTCGCCGGCGCCGACCACGGCATGCGCATCCATGGAGGACCGTTCGTCCCGGGTTACCTGGAGACGCTGTCCAACTGGGTCAAGGGCCTGCCGGGCACGGCCAGGCCGGCGGTGCACATCGCGGGCGCCACCCCGGTCCAGCGTTACGAGGCCAGCGAGGTCCCCAACGCCCCGTGGTACGCCGGGGGCACGGTCCTGGGGCTCGCGCTCTGCCTGGCCGCCGTCGGATACGTGGTCGGCCCGGTGACCGAGATGGTGCTACGGCTGCGCGGCCGGCAGCTTCCCGCCGATGCCAACGCCCTGATCTGGCCGCCCATCCGGCGCCGGCTCCACCGGATGGCCTGGACCGGGCTCGGGCTGCTGATATCGGTGCTGGCGTTCATCACGCTGCTGGTGCTGTTCTCGGTCAACCAGGCGGGGGCCTGGCCGGCGGTGCTCGCCGGATGGCTGGTCATCCGGATCCTGGCCGTGCTCATGCTGCTGCAGGAGGTCACCGCCGTGGCCGCCGTCGTCTCCGGGATGCGGGAGGGCTGGGAGCCCAGCCGGCCGCAGCGCGCCGCGACCGCCGGGGTGCTGGGCAGCACCGGCCTGCTCCTGGTCGCCGGCGCCTACTACAGCCTGTTCGCGTTCCCGTGGTAG
- a CDS encoding exonuclease SbcCD subunit D, whose amino-acid sequence MRVLHTSDWHLGRSFHRESLLAAQGAFVDHLIETVRTERVDVVVVSGDVYDRALPSVDAVDLCNQALRRLVAERVRTVLISGNHDSARRLGFGADLMDAAGVHLRTDAGRVGEPVVIDDVAFYGIPYLEPELIRGPWELPARTHTAAIDHAMSLIRADLRHRGPRSVVLAHAFVTGGQASDSERDISVGGVAHVPVSAFDGVDYVALGHLHGRQRMSETVRYSGSPIAYSFSEAGQVKGSWLVDLGPTGQVTAEFAEAPVPRPVHRLRGRLDDLLTSAEHAPYEEHWLQVTLTDPVRPKGAMERLRSRFEHTLALSFEPEGGVREAVTRPKLAGRPELDVTLDFVREVRGEAADADETRLIQEAVEACRTKEAMA is encoded by the coding sequence ATGCGCGTACTGCACACCTCGGACTGGCATCTGGGCCGTTCGTTCCACCGTGAGAGCCTCCTGGCCGCCCAGGGGGCCTTCGTCGACCACCTGATCGAGACGGTCCGCACCGAGCGGGTCGACGTGGTCGTCGTCTCCGGCGACGTCTACGACCGGGCGCTGCCCTCGGTCGACGCGGTGGACCTGTGCAACCAGGCCCTGCGGCGGCTGGTCGCCGAGCGCGTGCGCACCGTGCTGATCAGCGGCAACCACGACTCCGCGCGCCGGCTGGGCTTCGGCGCCGACCTCATGGACGCCGCGGGCGTCCACCTGCGCACCGACGCGGGACGGGTCGGCGAGCCCGTGGTGATCGACGACGTGGCGTTCTACGGCATCCCCTACCTGGAGCCCGAGCTGATACGCGGCCCCTGGGAGCTGCCCGCGCGCACCCACACCGCCGCGATCGACCACGCCATGTCCCTGATCCGCGCCGATCTGCGCCACCGGGGCCCCCGGTCGGTGGTTCTGGCCCACGCGTTCGTGACGGGAGGGCAGGCCAGCGACAGCGAGCGCGACATCAGCGTCGGCGGGGTCGCGCACGTCCCGGTCTCGGCCTTCGACGGCGTCGACTACGTGGCCCTGGGCCATCTCCACGGACGCCAGCGGATGAGCGAGACCGTGCGCTACTCCGGATCCCCGATCGCCTACTCCTTCTCCGAAGCGGGCCAGGTGAAGGGCTCCTGGCTGGTGGATCTCGGCCCGACGGGACAGGTGACCGCGGAGTTCGCCGAGGCGCCGGTGCCCCGGCCGGTCCACCGGCTCCGCGGGCGTCTCGACGACCTGCTGACCTCGGCCGAGCACGCCCCCTACGAGGAGCACTGGCTGCAGGTGACGCTCACCGACCCGGTCCGGCCGAAGGGCGCCATGGAGCGGCTCCGGTCGCGTTTCGAGCACACCCTCGCGCTCTCCTTCGAGCCGGAGGGCGGCGTCCGCGAGGCCGTGACACGGCCGAAGCTGGCCGGGCGCCCCGAGCTCGACGTCACCCTCGACTTCGTCCGGGAGGTGCGCGGGGAGGCCGCCGACGCCGACGAGACCCGCTTGATCCAGGAGGCCGTGGAGGCCTGCCGTACCAAGGAGGCGATGGCGTAG
- a CDS encoding ABC-F family ATP-binding cassette domain-containing protein, with amino-acid sequence MITVRGVDIRVGARLLLSDVSFHIAPGDRIGLVGRNGAGKTTLMKALAGEERPAAGAITATGSLGYLRRRTRERANAERKAAALRTQADKMRSHVSTAVAAKNMARRADRMLADLEPVRRLEKVARIRLPEPAPCGRTPLGAISLAKAYGDHRVLSGVDLAVDRGSRLVVLGLNGAGKTTLLRLLAGRESPDTGRVVHGHGLRLGYFAQEHDTLDPARTVRQNLVSAAPHLTDGEARNVLGSFLFSGDDADKPARVLSGGEKTRLALAGLVHSGANVLLLDEPTNNLDPASRGEVLAAVGSYPGAIVMVTHDEGAIEALRPDRVLMLPDGIEDLWSPDYLDLVSLA; translated from the coding sequence ATGATCACCGTTCGCGGTGTCGACATTCGCGTCGGCGCCCGTCTTCTGTTGTCCGATGTCTCCTTCCATATCGCCCCCGGCGACCGGATCGGCCTCGTCGGCCGTAACGGCGCGGGCAAGACCACCCTGATGAAGGCCCTGGCCGGTGAGGAGCGGCCCGCTGCCGGGGCCATCACCGCCACCGGGTCTCTCGGCTATCTGCGGCGCCGTACCCGGGAACGGGCGAACGCCGAACGCAAGGCGGCGGCGCTACGCACCCAGGCGGACAAGATGCGCTCGCACGTCTCGACCGCCGTCGCGGCGAAGAACATGGCCCGGCGGGCCGACCGGATGCTCGCAGACCTGGAACCGGTCCGCCGCCTGGAGAAGGTCGCACGGATCCGGCTGCCCGAGCCCGCTCCGTGCGGGCGGACACCGCTGGGTGCCATCAGCCTGGCCAAGGCGTACGGAGACCACCGGGTGCTGTCCGGGGTGGATCTGGCCGTCGACCGGGGTAGCCGCCTGGTCGTCCTCGGGCTCAACGGCGCGGGCAAGACCACGCTGCTGCGGCTTCTGGCGGGGCGCGAGAGCCCGGACACGGGCCGGGTGGTGCATGGTCACGGGCTGCGGCTGGGTTACTTCGCCCAGGAGCACGACACGCTCGACCCCGCCCGTACGGTGCGGCAGAATCTGGTGTCCGCGGCGCCGCATCTGACCGACGGCGAGGCCCGGAACGTGCTCGGATCGTTCCTGTTCAGCGGGGACGACGCCGACAAGCCGGCCCGGGTGCTCTCCGGTGGGGAGAAGACCCGGCTGGCGCTGGCCGGTCTGGTCCACTCAGGCGCCAACGTGCTGCTGCTGGACGAGCCGACCAACAACCTCGATCCGGCCTCACGCGGCGAGGTCCTCGCCGCGGTCGGCTCGTATCCCGGGGCCATCGTGATGGTCACGCACGACGAGGGCGCCATCGAGGCGCTGCGCCCGGACCGGGTCCTGATGTTGCCGGACGGCATCGAGGACCTGTGGAGCCCGGACTACCTGGACCTGGTGTCGCTCGCCTGA